One stretch of Glycine soja cultivar W05 chromosome 7, ASM419377v2, whole genome shotgun sequence DNA includes these proteins:
- the LOC114419854 gene encoding probable protein S-acyltransferase 22 yields MRKHGWQLPYHPLQVVAVAVFLALGFAFYVFFAPFVGKKMYQYIVTGLYSQLIISVFGLYIWCAAADPADPGVFKSKKYLKIPDSKKLAELKNSKLGEESTSSMHEANASMVGSNSVDKEALGKIRTSKDASNSVEKSTSSSCSSCILLVSSPCAYICSCSSPTEKSSDKQTSEDGMFYCSLCEVEVFKYSKHCRVCNKCVDHFDHHCRWLNNCIGKKNYRQFFTLMVAAMLLFILQWLTGILVLICCFVKRKEFSVDISSKLGTSFSLVPFVLVVSICTILAMIATLPVVQLFFFHILLIKKGLSTYDYIIAMREQEQEQLGNGGQQSPQMSTVSSFTGLSSASSFTTLHRGAWCTPPRLLLQDQFDVVPPETASVSSVGKKTMREDPLKKKNPGTVKISPWTLARLNAEEISKAAAEARTKSKVLQPVTRHGEAIRLEPECSFSSSGRRMVPRIESNKKGASKRIHHPANLSMESLTKVSASNTDKGLSGMSRLAPLPFEAHNTFQTSQPMSSSAGIVPSSPESSLDSPDIHPFRVSSSGAEKARQLAVAGASGAGAATLKEISLSGSTSDGYEASGGEDSDRVVPFRIVQRSTNWTNLFRADQDERAFKKPQSSTIVGHR; encoded by the exons ATGAGGAAACATGGATGGCAGTTACCTTACCATCCTCTTCAG GTGGTAGCTGTTGCTGTGTTTCTGGCTCTGGGGTTTGCCTTCTATGTGTTCTTCGCTCCTTTTGTTGGAAAGAAGATGTATCAGTACATTGTCACTGGCCTTTACTCACAGCTG ATTATTAGTGTCTTTGGACTGTACATATGGTGTGCAGCAGCAGATCCAGCAGATCCAGGGGTTTTTAAGTCCAAAAAGTATCTTAAAATCCCAGACAGTAAAAAGCTTGCTGAACTAAAGAATTCTAAACTAGGTGAAGAATCAACTTCATCAATGCATGAAGCAAATGCTTCAATGGTTGGATCTAATTCTGTGGATAAAGAGGCATTGGGAAAAATACGAACTTCAAAAGATGCTTCGAATTCAGTAGAGAAGAGTACATCATCGTCTTGTTCATCCTGTATCCTCTTGGTTTCTTCTCCTTGTGCATATATCTGCAGCTGCTCTAGTCCAACTGAGAAATCTTCTGATAAACAAACAAGTGAAGATGGCATGTTCTATTGCAGTTTGTGTGAAGTTGAG GTTTTCAAGTACAGCAAGCACTGTAGAGTCTGCAACAAGTGTGTAGACCACTTTGATCATCATTGCCGA TGGCTTAACAACTGTATAGGCAAAAAGAATTATCGACAATTTTTCACCCTCATGGTTGCAGCTATGCTCTTG tttattcttcaatggttgaCTGGGATACTTGTGCTTATCTGCTGTTTTGTCAAGAGGAAGGAATTTTCTGTGGATATCTCCTCCAagttgggaaccagtttctcttTGGTTCCCTTTGTTCTTGTGGTG TCTATCTGCACCATTCTGGCTATGATTGCTACCTTACCGGTTGTTCAGCTTTTCTTCTTTCATATTCTCCTCATTAAAAAG GGACTCAGCACATACGATTACATCATAGCAATGAGGGAGCAAGAGCAGGAGCAGCTAGGAAATGGAGGTCAGCAAAGTCCCCAAATGTCAACTGTTAGCTCATTTACTGGATTGAGTAGTGCAAGCTCCTTTACTACTTTACACCGAGGTGCATGGTGCACACCCCCTCGCCTGTTGCTTCAAGATCAG TTTGATGTGGTGCCCCCAGAAACAGCATCTGTAAGTTCAGTGGGGAAGAAGACAATGAGAGAAGAtccattaaagaaaaagaatccTGGAACAGTCAAAATTAGTCCTTGGACATTGGCACGCTTAAATGCAGAAGAAATTTCTAAAGCTGCTGCAGAAGcaagaacaaaatccaaagtTCTGCAGCCTGTAACAAGACATGGTGAGGCTATCAGGCTAGAACCAGAATGCAGTTTTAGTAGCAGTGGCCGAAGAATGGTTCCCAGAATTGAGAGCAATAAGAAAGGAGCTAGTAAGCGGATTCATCATCCCGCCAACTTGTCTATGGAGTCCTTGACAAAAGTTTCTGCCAGTAATACTGATAAAGGCTTGAGTGGGATGTCTAGGTTGGCCCCTCTCCCATTTGAAGCAcacaacacatttcaaacaaGTCAACCAATGTCAAGCTCAGCTGGGATTGTTCCTTCATCTCCTGAAAGCAGTTTAGACTCTCCTGATATTCACCCTTTTAGGGTGTCTTCATCAGGTGCTGAAAAAGCAAGACAGCTTGCAGTTGCAGGTGCTTCAGGTGCTGGTGCTGCAACTCTGAAGGAAATTTCACTGTCAGGTTCAACTAGTGATGGATATGAGGCTTCTGGTGGGGAAGATAGTGACCGGGTTGTTCCTTTTAGGATTGTTCAGAGATCTACAAATTGGACTAATCTTTTCAGAGCTGATCAGGATGAGAGGGCTTTTAAAAAGCCTCAATCTTCAACCATTGTTGGTCATAGATAG
- the LOC114419855 gene encoding uncharacterized protein LOC114419855, which yields MAAAAATNLNLWGILLESKRIINAHSRHFLALSVIFLLPLSFSLIVSPFLFPLLSPHHSSHIHILLRQPQPLTLTLTETPPPLLPFPFSFPLLFFLLFVVFFSLFALASITHSVFHGFFGRPVKLLPALLSILTSFLPLLATSVFTHLLLLSLSLPTIFLFSTASSSPILLAISAVLVLFAVVYLRVSWTLAPVVAVVESTWGLQSLRRSAALTKGMRPLAASCFLFFASMQALLLWTASVDGWAWKDWAFVVQIVLTSTLLMLLMLYNAAADTVLYMYCKAVHGELALEIAEEFAWQYVCLPFDDGKVPHVVSVVRV from the coding sequence atggcagcagcagcagcaacgaACCTAAACCTATGGGGAATCCTCTTAGAATCAAAGCGCATAATCAACGCCCACTCCCGACACTTCCTAGCTCTCTCCGTCATCTTCCTTCTCCCCCTCTCCTTTTCTCTCATAGTCTCCCCTTTCCTCTTCCCTCTCTTATCCCCTCACCACTCCTCTCACATCCACATCCTCCTCCGCCAACCCCaacccctaaccctaaccctaaccgaAACCCCTCCTCCACTACTACCGTTCCCGTTCTCATTCCCTCTactcttcttcctcctctttgtagtgttcttctctttgttcgCCCTGgcctccatcacccacagcgtCTTCCACGGCTTCTTCGGCCGCCCCGTTAAGCTCCTCCCCGCGCTCCTCTCCATCCTCACCTCCTTCCTCCCCCTCCTCGCCACCTCCGTCTTCAcccacctcctcctcctctccctctccctccccaCCATCTTCCTCTTTTCCACCGCCTCCTCGTCCCCGATCCTCCTCGCCATCTCCGCCGTCCTCGTCCTCTTCGCCGTAGTCTACCTCCGCGTGTCCTGGACCCTCGCCCCCGTCGTCGCAGTCGTCGAGTCCACTTGGGGCCTCCAATCTCTTCGCCGAAGCGCCGCCCTCACAAAAGGAATGAGACCCCTCGCCGCCTCCTGCTTCCTCTTCTTCGCCTCCATGCAGGCCCTCCTCCTCTGGACCGCCTCCGTCGACGGCTGGGCCTGGAAAGACTGGGCCTTCGTCGTCCAGATCGTCCTCACTTCTACTCTCCTCATGCTCCTCATGCTCTACAACGCCGCCGCCGACACCGTCCTCTACATGTACTGCAAGGCCGTCCACGGCGAGCTCGCGCTTGAGATCGCCGAGGAGTTTGCGTGGCAGTACGTTTGCTTGCCATTTGATGATGGCAAGGTGCCTCACGTTGTTTCCGTTGTCCGTGTGTAG